A single genomic interval of Rhodopseudomonas palustris harbors:
- a CDS encoding porin — MNIIKQLALGTAAAVIAVGSAQAADLPLKAKAVEYVKVCSIYGAGFYYIPGTDTCIKLGGYLRADVTMFGSGGYNAPAWNGNAGQKNRLSNDYIFRSRQDINIDTRTATEYGVVRTYFDATFNWTTGSDTIANGSLGVYYAFIQFAGFTFGKAVSQFDTPWTGYPGNNTSFLIGGYDDVTGINQVSYTAEFGNGVSASISLEDQSSYLQSALYNVSSAPNFLAYGANSYAGTSIPDIVGKIRVDQAWGLFQVSAAAHQVRASYYNPALETSGHPSDTWGYAVQGALSLKNLPTGPGDSINITASYSNGATRYVLGGVSPNSFAIYGNNSVPGTYQSVAFGVAADGVFAGLNNLTGTGIEKTSAWGIRGAFNHNWNPYWSTSLFGSYTKIDYNGTATALICNGLGAANVAGFNCNPDFAIAQVGTVTRWTPVKNLTLSGEVMYTYLDQASSGVLPLTASATKPAANYEFKDQGVWSGNLRVQRNF, encoded by the coding sequence ATGAACATCATTAAGCAACTGGCGCTGGGAACAGCTGCGGCGGTGATCGCCGTCGGCAGCGCTCAGGCCGCTGATCTTCCGTTGAAGGCGAAAGCCGTCGAATACGTGAAGGTCTGCTCGATCTACGGCGCCGGCTTCTACTACATCCCGGGCACCGACACCTGCATCAAGCTCGGCGGCTATCTGCGCGCCGACGTCACGATGTTCGGCAGCGGCGGCTATAACGCTCCGGCCTGGAACGGCAACGCGGGTCAGAAGAACCGTCTTTCCAACGACTACATCTTCCGGTCTCGTCAGGACATCAACATTGATACCCGCACCGCGACCGAATACGGCGTGGTTCGTACCTACTTTGACGCGACGTTCAACTGGACCACCGGCTCTGACACCATCGCCAACGGTTCGCTCGGCGTGTACTACGCGTTCATCCAGTTCGCCGGCTTCACCTTCGGTAAGGCCGTGTCGCAGTTCGACACTCCCTGGACCGGCTATCCGGGCAACAACACTTCGTTCCTGATCGGCGGCTACGACGACGTCACCGGCATCAACCAGGTGTCGTACACCGCGGAGTTCGGCAACGGCGTGTCGGCGTCGATCTCGCTCGAAGATCAGTCGTCGTACCTGCAGTCGGCGCTGTACAACGTTTCGTCCGCCCCGAACTTCCTGGCCTACGGCGCCAACTCCTATGCCGGCACCTCGATCCCCGACATCGTCGGCAAGATCCGCGTCGACCAGGCTTGGGGTCTGTTCCAGGTTTCGGCCGCGGCGCATCAGGTTCGCGCCAGCTACTACAACCCAGCACTCGAGACCTCCGGCCATCCGAGCGACACCTGGGGCTACGCGGTTCAGGGCGCTCTGTCGCTCAAGAACCTGCCGACCGGCCCCGGCGACAGCATCAACATCACGGCGAGCTACTCGAACGGCGCGACCCGTTACGTGCTGGGCGGCGTGAGCCCGAACTCGTTCGCGATCTACGGCAACAACTCGGTTCCGGGCACCTACCAGAGCGTCGCGTTCGGCGTTGCGGCTGACGGCGTGTTCGCCGGCCTCAACAACCTGACCGGTACCGGCATCGAGAAGACCAGCGCCTGGGGCATCCGTGGTGCGTTCAACCACAACTGGAACCCCTACTGGTCGACCTCGCTGTTCGGTTCGTACACCAAGATCGACTACAACGGCACCGCGACTGCTCTGATCTGCAACGGTCTCGGCGCTGCGAATGTCGCCGGTTTCAACTGCAATCCGGACTTCGCGATTGCTCAGGTGGGCACCGTCACCCGTTGGACCCCGGTCAAAAACCTGACCCTGTCGGGCGAAGTGATGTACACCTACCTCGATCAGGCTTCCTCGGGTGTGCTGCCGCTGACCGCTTCGGCGACCAAGCCGGCCGCGAACTACGAGTTCAAGGACCAGGGCGTCTGGAGCGGCAACCTCCGCGTTCAGCGCAACTTCTGA
- a CDS encoding MarR family winged helix-turn-helix transcriptional regulator, which translates to MQTKSKAEARAPRGSTIDPDLARRFATTVASVTVFLDEIRQFRAKSLGISGPQFALLMAVMDLEQGDGVSIRHVAKAVHVDPSFITTQSKLLEKKGLVRRQVDSHDARVVKLSLSDKAYKQIAALATDERDLNSFIFEDISGDALEQLTSQLGDLQNRLEKATVKLASGL; encoded by the coding sequence ATGCAGACCAAGAGTAAAGCAGAGGCTCGCGCGCCACGCGGCTCGACGATCGACCCTGACCTCGCCCGGCGTTTCGCCACAACGGTCGCGAGTGTCACTGTGTTTCTCGACGAGATCCGTCAGTTCCGCGCCAAGTCACTCGGCATCAGCGGGCCGCAGTTCGCGCTGTTGATGGCCGTGATGGACCTCGAGCAGGGCGACGGAGTTTCGATCCGCCACGTCGCGAAGGCGGTCCACGTCGATCCGTCGTTCATTACCACGCAATCCAAGCTTCTGGAGAAGAAAGGCCTGGTCCGGCGACAGGTCGACAGCCACGACGCGCGGGTGGTGAAGCTGTCTTTGTCGGATAAGGCCTACAAACAGATTGCCGCTCTGGCCACCGACGAGCGCGACCTTAACAGCTTCATCTTTGAAGACATCAGCGGCGACGCGCTGGAACAGCTCACGTCCCAGCTCGGCGACCTACAGAACCGCCTGGAAAAGGCGACCGTCAAACTCGCCAGCGGCCTATAG
- a CDS encoding disulfide bond formation protein B encodes MSADLIDHRGTLSETGRPERIAGGVGLTVAGVAVAALGLAWFSQLVLELAPCKLCLEQRYAYYLDIPLGLLIAFAAWRRAPVGLLAAGLVVLGLMALGNAGLAAYHAGVEWRFWAGPSDCSGPILDLSKAGGLLAQLDTVKVVRCDEVQWRFLGLSFAGYNVLVSLALAALCGWGLGRLKRR; translated from the coding sequence TTGAGCGCCGACCTGATCGACCATCGAGGCACCCTGTCCGAGACGGGCCGTCCAGAGCGGATCGCCGGGGGCGTGGGGTTGACCGTCGCGGGCGTGGCCGTGGCGGCGCTTGGGTTGGCGTGGTTCTCCCAGCTCGTGCTGGAGCTAGCGCCGTGCAAGCTCTGCCTGGAGCAGCGTTACGCCTACTATCTGGACATCCCGCTCGGGCTGCTAATCGCCTTCGCGGCCTGGCGCCGCGCGCCGGTCGGACTGCTGGCGGCGGGGCTGGTCGTGCTCGGCCTGATGGCGCTCGGCAACGCCGGCCTTGCCGCCTACCACGCCGGCGTCGAATGGCGGTTCTGGGCCGGTCCGTCGGATTGCTCGGGACCGATCCTGGACCTCAGCAAGGCCGGCGGCCTGCTGGCCCAGCTCGACACGGTCAAAGTGGTGCGTTGCGACGAGGTGCAGTGGCGATTCCTCGGCCTGTCGTTTGCCGGCTACAACGTGCTGGTGTCGCTGGCGCTCGCCGCCCTGTGCGGATGGGGCCTTGGGCGTCTCAAGCGGCGCTGA
- a CDS encoding AbrB family transcriptional regulator, with product MTLRSKTLQVIETIAIGSAGGALFYWAQLPGGLITGAMIAVGAAGLAGRKMGLPPPLSHIVLMALGVSLGSVVSPTMVHNLASYPVTIGLLAVATFCATFGSSIYLQRVHGWDRTSALLAGSPGALSQIIMLATERKADVPGIAVVQVMRVIILTSAVPMLLALIGMAGHGALPSRGPEATPLVLAVLIAVAVGVALLLRLVNFPASWMFGAMLGSSVLHGGGWVEGTLPQWAYLAALVGIGTLIGARFGAIKPRTILSYIGAALGSFAVAIAISAVFVVAIMLTTPVKLNDLVVAFSPGAMDAMMALALTLHIDPVFVGAHHLSRFIYVSIVTPGIVHWFGHSPDDVDD from the coding sequence ATGACATTGCGGTCCAAGACTCTCCAGGTGATCGAAACGATCGCCATCGGCTCTGCCGGCGGCGCATTGTTCTATTGGGCCCAGCTCCCCGGCGGACTGATCACGGGCGCGATGATCGCGGTCGGCGCCGCCGGCCTTGCCGGACGCAAGATGGGCCTGCCGCCGCCACTATCGCACATCGTGCTAATGGCGCTCGGCGTCTCGCTGGGCTCTGTGGTGTCGCCCACCATGGTGCACAATCTGGCGTCCTACCCGGTGACGATCGGGCTGCTCGCGGTGGCGACGTTCTGCGCCACCTTCGGCAGCAGCATCTATCTGCAGCGCGTCCATGGCTGGGACCGGACGTCGGCATTGCTGGCCGGCAGTCCCGGTGCGCTATCGCAGATCATCATGCTGGCTACCGAACGCAAAGCGGATGTGCCAGGCATTGCCGTCGTTCAAGTCATGCGCGTGATCATCCTGACCAGCGCAGTACCGATGCTGCTGGCGCTGATCGGCATGGCGGGTCACGGGGCGCTGCCGTCCCGCGGGCCGGAGGCGACACCGCTCGTCCTGGCGGTCCTGATCGCTGTCGCGGTCGGCGTCGCGCTGCTGCTGCGGCTGGTGAACTTCCCCGCAAGCTGGATGTTCGGCGCAATGCTCGGCTCATCGGTGCTGCACGGCGGCGGTTGGGTGGAAGGCACGCTGCCGCAATGGGCCTATCTGGCCGCACTGGTCGGAATCGGCACTCTGATCGGCGCTCGGTTCGGCGCCATCAAGCCGCGCACGATCCTCAGTTATATCGGGGCGGCGCTCGGCTCGTTCGCCGTCGCGATCGCGATCTCGGCAGTGTTCGTCGTCGCCATCATGCTGACCACGCCGGTCAAGCTGAACGACCTGGTGGTGGCGTTCTCACCCGGAGCGATGGACGCCATGATGGCGCTGGCGTTGACGCTGCACATCGATCCGGTGTTCGTCGGCGCGCACCATCTGTCGCGCTTCATCTACGTCTCGATCGTGACGCCGGGGATCGTGCATTGGTTCGGGCACAGCCCGGACGACGTCGACGACTGA
- a CDS encoding CidA/LrgA family protein, with amino-acid sequence MIASVGLILLCQLVGEVIARGLGLPLPSPVLGLLLLFVLLVVRDYIKPLAIGPLGNGGVEDASKGMLAHLSLLFVPAGVGVIQQLDMITTHGIAIMLVLAGSVLITLVVTVVTFVVVARLLAMWVPR; translated from the coding sequence ATGATCGCCAGTGTCGGCCTGATCCTGCTGTGCCAGCTCGTCGGCGAAGTGATCGCTCGCGGGCTCGGGTTGCCGCTGCCGAGCCCGGTGTTGGGGTTGTTGTTGTTGTTCGTGCTGCTCGTGGTGCGCGATTACATCAAGCCGCTCGCGATCGGACCGCTCGGCAATGGCGGCGTCGAGGATGCCTCCAAGGGCATGCTGGCGCATTTGTCGCTGTTGTTCGTGCCCGCCGGTGTGGGGGTGATCCAGCAGCTCGATATGATCACCACACACGGTATTGCGATCATGCTGGTCCTGGCCGGCTCGGTGCTGATCACGCTGGTGGTCACGGTGGTGACATTCGTGGTGGTGGCTCGGCTGCTGGCAATGTGGGTACCCCGATGA
- a CDS encoding LrgB family protein produces the protein MNANPFSLWVYLSQTPLLWLTVTLLVYAATDAVSQATGRNPLVNPVLHAMWIIGVFLWATGTSYTTYFSGAQFVHFLLGPATVALAVPLYENRKLVLAAILPMALALVVGCVTAIVSVVWLAQLAGLPETVVLSLAPKSVTAGVAMGISESLHADPSLTAVAVILTGILGAIVVSPLMNRLGIRDYRARGFAVGLASHGIGTARAFQVDAIAGVFAGIAMSLNALITALLVPVLVTLLVR, from the coding sequence ATGAACGCCAACCCGTTCTCGCTGTGGGTGTACCTGTCGCAGACGCCGCTGCTGTGGCTGACCGTGACGCTGCTGGTCTATGCGGCGACCGATGCGGTGTCGCAGGCGACCGGGCGCAATCCGCTGGTCAATCCGGTTCTGCACGCCATGTGGATCATCGGCGTGTTCCTGTGGGCGACCGGCACCTCCTACACGACCTATTTCAGCGGCGCGCAGTTCGTGCATTTTCTGCTCGGCCCCGCCACCGTGGCGCTGGCGGTTCCGCTGTACGAGAACCGCAAGCTGGTGCTGGCCGCGATTCTGCCGATGGCCCTGGCGCTGGTGGTCGGCTGTGTCACCGCGATCGTTTCGGTGGTCTGGCTGGCGCAGCTTGCCGGGTTGCCTGAGACGGTGGTGCTGTCGCTGGCGCCGAAATCGGTGACGGCCGGCGTCGCAATGGGTATCAGCGAGTCGCTGCATGCCGACCCGTCGCTCACCGCGGTGGCGGTGATCCTCACCGGCATCCTCGGCGCGATCGTCGTCTCGCCGCTGATGAACCGGCTCGGGATTCGGGACTACCGGGCGCGCGGCTTCGCCGTCGGCCTCGCCTCGCACGGCATCGGCACCGCGCGGGCATTCCAGGTCGACGCCATTGCCGGCGTGTTCGCCGGCATCGCGATGAGCCTGAATGCGCTGATAACCGCGCTCCTGGTGCCGGTCCTGGTTACTCTGCTGGTGCGCTGA
- a CDS encoding phospholipase has translation MSEAVIDDIVALLPPLLQSLESLGFVARYLHPPEFGDLLKLAGTPDEALQTELPRLANWPETFAHLRGPLQTAGEQALTAFAGLRAVDAGQGDLGDVFRALRHLPQALEALYPLAANLPPVSSFFLDPDNQQNEALLARLTQPKHPDSGVFHRFNEPGSRGGYSLYVPEYYAPDREWPLVMALHGGSGHGRLFLWSWLRDARARGAIVVAPTATGRTWALMGEDVDSPNLARILDEVRGHWRIDPSRLLMTGLSDGGTFCYVSGLTSDSPFTHLAPIAASFHPLLAGAADSSRLRGLPIQIVHGRHDWMFPVEVARQAHEALVSAGADVSYREIADLSHSYPREANVALLDWLKVPAA, from the coding sequence ATGAGCGAAGCCGTGATCGACGACATCGTGGCGCTGCTGCCGCCGCTGCTGCAGAGCCTCGAATCGCTCGGCTTCGTCGCGCGCTATCTGCACCCGCCGGAATTCGGCGACCTTCTTAAGCTCGCCGGCACGCCCGACGAGGCCCTGCAGACCGAGTTGCCACGACTGGCGAATTGGCCTGAGACCTTCGCGCATCTGCGTGGTCCGCTGCAGACCGCCGGCGAGCAGGCGCTCACGGCCTTTGCCGGCCTGCGCGCGGTCGATGCCGGCCAGGGCGATCTCGGCGATGTATTCCGGGCGCTCCGGCATCTGCCGCAGGCGCTGGAGGCGCTGTATCCGCTCGCTGCCAATCTGCCGCCGGTGTCGAGTTTCTTCCTCGATCCGGACAACCAGCAGAACGAAGCATTGCTGGCGCGACTGACGCAGCCGAAGCATCCGGACAGCGGCGTGTTTCACCGGTTCAACGAGCCCGGCAGCCGCGGCGGCTATTCGCTCTACGTGCCGGAATATTACGCCCCCGATCGGGAGTGGCCGCTGGTGATGGCGCTGCATGGCGGCAGCGGTCACGGCCGGCTGTTTCTGTGGAGCTGGCTGCGCGACGCCCGCGCCCGCGGCGCGATCGTAGTGGCGCCGACTGCGACCGGGCGAACCTGGGCGCTGATGGGCGAGGATGTCGATTCGCCCAATCTGGCCCGCATCCTCGACGAGGTGCGGGGGCATTGGCGGATCGATCCGTCCCGGCTGCTGATGACCGGCCTCAGCGACGGCGGCACGTTTTGCTACGTCTCGGGCCTGACCAGCGACTCGCCCTTCACCCATCTGGCGCCGATCGCCGCGAGCTTTCATCCGCTGCTCGCGGGGGCGGCGGATTCGTCACGGCTGCGCGGGCTGCCGATCCAGATCGTCCACGGCCGCCACGACTGGATGTTTCCGGTGGAGGTGGCCCGGCAGGCGCACGAGGCGCTGGTCTCGGCCGGCGCCGACGTCAGCTACCGCGAGATCGCCGACCTCAGCCACAGTTACCCGCGCGAGGCCAACGTCGCTCTCTTGGATTGGCTGAAGGTGCCGGCGGCGTAG
- a CDS encoding AI-2E family transporter — MPASENKFFILLLVVATGLFGWILWPLYSAVLWGMVIAILFAPLNRGLNRAFGFRRNLAALMSVTIIVLMVLLPMSLLGAALAREAAGMYTKIESGNLDLLKTMRELLAARPDWLGDLLSRFGVGNLADIQQRLSAALLRGSQYLAGQALDIGQSTFDFTVNLFVMVYLLFFLLRDGDLLAARIRRATPLGVDHQTRLLDKFTVVIRATVKGNMLIALIQGALGGLAFYVLGISGALMWAVVMAFLSLLPAVGAGIVWLPMALYLIASGSVWHGVGLIVWGMLVIGMVDNFLRPILVGKDTRMPDYVVLISTLGGLEVFGLNGFVIGPVIAAMFIATWDIYSIAREDAGDTPRIGAGTGPAAVAPSEPGGPVPVRSDSGTTPVA; from the coding sequence ATGCCGGCATCCGAAAACAAGTTCTTCATTCTTCTGCTGGTGGTCGCCACCGGCCTATTCGGTTGGATCCTGTGGCCGCTGTACAGCGCGGTGCTGTGGGGCATGGTGATCGCGATTCTGTTCGCGCCGCTGAACCGGGGCCTCAACCGCGCCTTCGGCTTCCGGCGCAACCTTGCGGCTCTGATGTCGGTGACGATCATCGTGCTGATGGTGCTGCTGCCGATGTCGCTGCTCGGTGCAGCGTTGGCCAGGGAAGCGGCCGGCATGTACACCAAGATCGAGTCCGGCAACCTCGATCTGCTGAAAACCATGCGGGAGCTATTGGCGGCCCGGCCGGATTGGCTCGGCGATCTGCTCAGCCGTTTCGGCGTCGGCAATCTCGCGGACATCCAGCAGCGGCTGTCGGCTGCGCTGTTGCGCGGCAGCCAGTATCTGGCCGGGCAGGCGCTCGACATCGGGCAGAGCACCTTCGACTTCACCGTCAATCTGTTCGTGATGGTGTATCTGCTGTTCTTCCTGCTACGCGACGGAGATCTTCTGGCGGCGCGGATCCGGCGCGCGACGCCGCTCGGCGTCGATCATCAGACCCGGTTGCTGGACAAGTTCACCGTGGTGATCCGCGCCACCGTGAAGGGCAACATGCTGATCGCCCTGATCCAGGGCGCGCTCGGCGGGCTCGCCTTCTATGTGCTCGGCATCAGTGGCGCGCTGATGTGGGCGGTGGTGATGGCGTTTCTGTCGCTGCTGCCGGCGGTCGGCGCCGGCATCGTCTGGCTGCCGATGGCGCTGTATCTGATCGCGTCCGGCTCGGTCTGGCATGGCGTCGGGTTGATCGTGTGGGGCATGCTGGTGATCGGCATGGTCGACAATTTCCTGCGCCCGATCCTGGTCGGCAAGGACACACGGATGCCGGACTACGTCGTGCTGATCTCCACCCTCGGCGGGCTGGAAGTGTTCGGCCTGAACGGCTTCGTCATCGGCCCGGTGATCGCCGCGATGTTCATCGCCACCTGGGACATCTATTCGATCGCGCGCGAGGATGCGGGCGACACGCCCCGGATCGGCGCCGGCACCGGGCCGGCGGCGGTCGCGCCCTCCGAGCCCGGCGGACCCGTGCCGGTCCGCAGCGATAGCGGGACGACGCCTGTCGCCTAG
- a CDS encoding ChrR family anti-sigma-E factor, which produces MTVRHHIGDDLLLSYAAGTLDEASSLLVATHLALCPHCRARAAAADALGGEMLDALPAAAVTPELWQNVLARTQDQPETPPAIPATALRPRSDIVIPEPLRSYLGTDLAGLRWTRLAPRVQQITIDIPGCRPRARMLRFEAGTRVLEHGHSGRELTLVLHGSLCDGAAVMRRGDVAETDEGTEHQPQAGPDGDCICLAVTDAPLRFKSRFARLLQPWFGI; this is translated from the coding sequence ATGACGGTGCGGCACCATATCGGCGATGATCTGCTGCTGAGCTATGCCGCCGGTACGCTGGACGAGGCCTCGAGCCTGCTGGTCGCCACCCATCTGGCGCTGTGCCCGCATTGCCGCGCCCGCGCAGCAGCCGCCGATGCGCTCGGCGGCGAAATGCTCGACGCGCTGCCTGCAGCGGCGGTGACACCGGAGCTGTGGCAGAACGTGCTGGCGCGGACGCAAGACCAGCCGGAGACACCGCCGGCCATCCCTGCAACGGCGCTGCGGCCGCGTTCCGATATCGTGATCCCGGAGCCACTGCGCAGCTATCTGGGCACCGACCTCGCCGGCCTGCGCTGGACACGGCTGGCGCCACGGGTGCAGCAGATCACCATCGACATTCCGGGTTGCCGTCCTCGCGCGCGGATGCTGCGGTTCGAGGCCGGCACGCGTGTTCTTGAACACGGGCATTCCGGGCGCGAGCTGACGCTGGTGTTGCACGGATCACTGTGCGACGGCGCTGCGGTGATGCGGCGCGGTGACGTCGCCGAGACGGACGAGGGCACCGAGCACCAGCCGCAGGCCGGCCCCGACGGCGACTGTATCTGCCTCGCCGTTACCGACGCGCCGCTGCGGTTCAAGAGCCGGTTCGCCCGGCTGCTGCAGCCCTGGTTCGGTATCTAG
- a CDS encoding sigma-70 family RNA polymerase sigma factor, giving the protein MDQLRDGPRPPSAEMADCIVRIAAGQDRAAFETLFRHFAPRLKSYFARRGGDPALAEEITQETMVSVWRSAAQFDPARASASTWIFTIARNLSIDRLRQAKRPGFDPHDPAFVPDEEEPPDRRLERTETEQRVREVMETLSFNEKSVLMLSFYENQSHSEIAEQLGLPVGTVKSRIRLAFGKLRAALDTPAGELR; this is encoded by the coding sequence ATGGATCAATTGCGCGACGGTCCACGCCCGCCCTCGGCGGAGATGGCGGACTGCATCGTCCGCATCGCGGCCGGGCAGGATCGCGCGGCGTTCGAGACACTGTTTCGCCACTTCGCGCCGCGCCTGAAATCGTACTTCGCGCGGCGCGGCGGCGATCCGGCACTGGCCGAAGAGATCACCCAGGAGACGATGGTGTCGGTCTGGCGCAGTGCCGCGCAGTTCGACCCGGCCAGAGCCTCGGCCTCGACCTGGATCTTCACCATCGCGCGCAATCTCAGCATCGACCGGCTGCGCCAGGCGAAGCGGCCTGGCTTCGATCCCCATGATCCGGCGTTCGTACCCGACGAGGAGGAGCCTCCCGACCGGCGGCTGGAGCGCACCGAAACTGAGCAGCGGGTGCGCGAGGTGATGGAGACGCTGTCGTTCAACGAGAAGAGTGTTTTGATGTTGTCGTTCTACGAAAACCAATCGCATAGCGAGATCGCCGAACAGCTCGGCCTGCCGGTCGGCACGGTGAAATCGCGGATCCGGCTCGCCTTCGGCAAACTGCGCGCCGCGCTCGACACCCCCGCCGGAGAACTGCGATGA
- a CDS encoding LysR family transcriptional regulator, which translates to MEIRHLRYFAAVARHLNFTAAAESLGVAQPPLSQQIRDLEAEIGTPLFERTTRRVALTRAGEDFLKQALAILERADNAVQRARSIGAGTAGILNVGLTGSVLTGPLGRAIQQFALNYPNVDLRIHEMSPDRQVAALKSGQTDVSFLRCPPQDAEIASELAWRESVRLVLPKGHALSARKVTLADLRDESFVFLRLEDSLFAKYLWQCCFEAGYAPRVTHQAIESTSLTSLVAAGLGVAIIPEFVSKLAHPDVVYRPIAGPPISADVHALTTAANNPLASQFIALVQTLSGKAS; encoded by the coding sequence ATGGAAATCCGCCATCTCCGTTATTTCGCCGCCGTCGCGCGGCACCTGAACTTCACGGCAGCCGCCGAGAGCCTCGGCGTCGCCCAGCCTCCGCTCAGTCAGCAAATTCGGGACCTGGAAGCCGAGATCGGCACCCCGCTGTTCGAGCGGACGACCCGGCGTGTGGCGCTGACCCGCGCCGGCGAGGATTTCCTGAAGCAGGCGCTCGCCATTCTGGAGCGCGCCGACAATGCCGTTCAGCGCGCCCGCTCGATCGGCGCAGGCACCGCCGGCATCCTCAATGTCGGGCTGACCGGATCAGTGCTGACCGGCCCGCTCGGACGGGCGATCCAGCAATTCGCGCTCAACTATCCGAACGTCGATCTCCGCATCCACGAGATGTCGCCCGACCGACAGGTTGCGGCGCTGAAATCCGGCCAGACCGATGTGAGCTTCCTGCGCTGTCCGCCGCAGGATGCCGAGATCGCCAGCGAACTGGCGTGGCGGGAATCGGTCCGGCTGGTCCTGCCGAAAGGCCATGCGCTATCGGCCAGGAAGGTGACCCTGGCGGATCTCCGGGACGAGAGCTTCGTGTTTCTGCGGCTGGAGGACTCCCTGTTTGCGAAATACTTATGGCAGTGCTGTTTCGAGGCGGGCTACGCGCCGCGCGTCACCCATCAGGCGATCGAGTCGACCTCGCTGACGAGTCTGGTCGCAGCAGGTCTCGGCGTCGCCATCATCCCGGAATTCGTCAGCAAGCTGGCCCACCCCGACGTGGTGTATCGGCCGATCGCCGGACCGCCGATTTCGGCCGACGTTCATGCACTGACGACCGCCGCCAACAACCCGCTCGCGAGTCAGTTCATCGCACTGGTGCAGACGCTGTCTGGCAAGGCGAGCTGA
- a CDS encoding dicarboxylate/amino acid:cation symporter — MKRFFASLFGQVVTALVLGVVVGALWPEVGVALKPLGDLFIKLIKFAIAPLVFGVVVNGIVGAGDLKKVGRVGLKSLIYFEAVTTLALALGIALAYVFQPGAGMNVNTATLDGSALAGYSSHVKEVTGFTDFIMRLVPTTFIDAFAKGDVLQVLIIAILFGAGLSLLGERGKPLADSIERITEVLFKIIGIIVKLAPLGVLGAVSFTVAKYGIGSLKQLGLLVGLFYVGVALFVFVILGGIMRLAGFSLIKLLAYLREELTVVAGTASSDSVLPQVMRKLERLGIKDSTVGLVIPTGYSFNLDAFSLYLTLATVFIAQATNTPLSFGHLLVILGIALLTSKGAHGVPGSAIVVLAATLSAVPDIPLIGLVLVLSVDWFVGIARALGNLVGNCVATVVIAAWEGDIDRAQAKRVLNGEVTTDTAAILDAPVAEASA, encoded by the coding sequence ATGAAGCGGTTTTTCGCGTCGCTGTTTGGGCAGGTGGTCACCGCCCTCGTGCTTGGTGTCGTCGTCGGTGCGCTGTGGCCTGAGGTCGGGGTCGCGCTGAAGCCGCTCGGCGACCTGTTCATCAAACTGATCAAGTTCGCGATCGCGCCTCTGGTATTCGGCGTCGTCGTCAACGGCATCGTCGGCGCCGGAGACCTGAAGAAGGTCGGACGCGTCGGGCTGAAATCGCTGATCTACTTCGAGGCGGTGACGACGCTGGCGCTCGCGCTCGGCATCGCGCTGGCCTACGTGTTCCAGCCCGGCGCCGGCATGAACGTCAACACGGCGACGCTCGATGGTTCGGCGCTCGCCGGCTACAGCAGCCACGTCAAGGAAGTCACCGGCTTCACCGACTTCATCATGCGGCTGGTGCCGACCACCTTCATCGATGCGTTCGCCAAGGGTGACGTGCTGCAGGTGCTGATCATCGCGATCCTGTTCGGTGCCGGCTTGTCGCTGCTCGGCGAGCGCGGCAAGCCCTTGGCCGACAGCATCGAGCGGATCACCGAGGTGCTGTTCAAGATCATCGGCATCATCGTCAAGCTGGCGCCGCTCGGTGTGCTCGGCGCGGTGTCGTTCACGGTCGCCAAATACGGCATCGGCTCGCTCAAGCAGCTCGGCCTGCTTGTCGGCCTGTTCTATGTCGGCGTCGCGCTGTTCGTGTTCGTGATCCTCGGCGGCATCATGCGGCTGGCGGGCTTCAGCCTGATCAAGCTGCTGGCTTATTTGCGCGAAGAACTCACGGTGGTGGCCGGCACCGCGTCGTCGGACAGCGTGCTGCCGCAGGTGATGCGCAAGCTGGAGCGGCTCGGCATCAAGGACTCCACGGTCGGTCTGGTGATTCCGACCGGCTACTCGTTCAATCTCGACGCGTTCTCGCTGTACCTGACGCTGGCGACGGTGTTCATCGCCCAGGCCACCAATACGCCGCTGTCGTTCGGCCATCTGCTGGTGATCCTCGGCATCGCGCTGCTCACCTCCAAGGGCGCCCACGGCGTCCCCGGCTCGGCGATCGTGGTACTGGCCGCGACGCTGTCGGCGGTGCCGGACATTCCGCTGATCGGCCTGGTGCTGGTGCTCTCGGTCGACTGGTTCGTCGGGATCGCCCGCGCGCTCGGCAATCTGGTCGGCAACTGCGTGGCGACCGTGGTGATCGCCGCATGGGAGGGCGATATCGACCGGGCTCAAGCGAAGCGTGTGCTGAACGGCGAGGTCACCACCGACACCGCCGCGATCCTGGATGCGCCGGTCGCGGAAGCCTCCGCCTGA